A genomic stretch from Nodosilinea sp. E11 includes:
- a CDS encoding DUF499 domain-containing protein, translating into MGRSNIQVAAVDGRDLDPEAGVYHSDTGITTYTLWGEIAYQIGGIDGYQLLRGADENRISPSTSVIDRLIGPEPTLIILDEIARHLRAAKAKTVGQSNLADQVVAFLFSLMDQAASCNNLVFVYSLASESDTFAKETAEIQQELIRASARQERVLSPSTDIEVYNIVRQRLFASISAEAAEKAAEEYLQAFRASRVNLPDGCKDATYARAIANSYPFHPELFNLLTKKIASIPEFQRTRGALRLFARLVRYLWQHQDARMPMIHPHHLPVGLEDEITNDLTSRLQRPLMRLPIGADIYNPNGREAHAQLQDQEWISAGKPPFSTWVGRTIFLHSLTQGISSGIRRTELNLSLLTPGVDISFVDRALERLSGVAW; encoded by the coding sequence ATGGGCAGGTCTAATATTCAGGTGGCGGCGGTGGATGGACGAGATTTAGACCCAGAGGCGGGGGTATACCACTCAGATACGGGCATCACCACCTACACCCTATGGGGCGAAATTGCCTACCAAATCGGCGGCATTGACGGTTACCAACTGCTGCGGGGCGCAGACGAAAACCGCATTAGCCCTAGTACCTCGGTGATCGATCGCCTGATTGGCCCAGAACCAACGCTGATCATCTTGGATGAGATTGCTCGTCACCTGCGGGCGGCCAAGGCCAAAACGGTGGGGCAAAGTAACCTGGCCGATCAAGTGGTGGCTTTTTTGTTCTCGCTGATGGATCAGGCAGCTTCCTGTAACAACCTGGTGTTTGTCTACTCCCTGGCCTCAGAGTCCGACACCTTTGCCAAGGAAACGGCGGAGATTCAGCAAGAGCTGATTCGGGCCTCGGCGCGGCAGGAGCGGGTGCTCAGCCCCAGTACTGACATCGAGGTTTACAACATTGTACGGCAGCGGCTGTTTGCCAGCATCAGCGCTGAGGCCGCAGAGAAAGCCGCTGAGGAATATCTGCAAGCCTTTCGGGCTAGCCGGGTGAACCTGCCCGATGGCTGTAAAGATGCGACCTACGCTAGGGCGATCGCCAACAGCTATCCCTTCCACCCTGAGCTGTTTAACCTGCTGACTAAAAAGATTGCCTCTATCCCCGAGTTCCAGCGCACGCGGGGAGCCTTGCGGCTGTTTGCCCGGCTGGTGCGCTACCTGTGGCAGCACCAGGATGCTCGAATGCCGATGATTCATCCCCACCACCTGCCGGTGGGGCTAGAAGATGAAATTACCAATGATCTGACCTCACGACTCCAGCGGCCCCTAATGCGCCTGCCGATTGGAGCCGATATCTACAACCCCAATGGCCGCGAAGCCCACGCTCAGCTGCAAGACCAGGAATGGATCAGTGCCGGTAAGCCGCCATTCTCCACCTGGGTGGGTCGCACGATTTTCTTGCACTCTCTCACCCAAGGCATTTCGTCGGGCATTCGCCGTACTGAACTGAACCTGTCGCTGCTGACCCCAGGGGTAGACATTAGCTTTGTCGATCGCGCCCTGGAGCGGTTGAGCGGTGTGGCCTGGTAA
- a CDS encoding O-acetyl-ADP-ribose deacetylase gives MTTPDGLDRILAFMPIFERPATNLYEVRPDLSMMDPYVYAPEFTQFIQELYRENLVIDFNWVAWKDEAAKYLENPSQIESADLETLQKLITTHVRADRFNSGHLAQMVENGHILGILKRLETIRGQMKASYPKPQQRIRVVQGDITRQQVDAIVNAAKESLLGGGGVDGAIHRAAGPELLTECRTLGGCPTGEAKITQGYNLPARWVIHTVGPVWQCGRQGEDELLACCYRNSLALAVAHSIRTLAFPAISTGVYGFPLERATRIAMAEVTTFLSRSASVEEVRFICFGDEAYEVYQATLSAL, from the coding sequence ATGACCACCCCAGATGGATTAGATCGCATTCTTGCGTTTATGCCAATTTTTGAGCGGCCCGCTACCAACTTGTACGAGGTGCGCCCCGATTTGAGCATGATGGATCCCTATGTCTACGCTCCAGAGTTTACACAGTTCATCCAGGAGCTTTATCGTGAAAATTTGGTGATTGATTTCAACTGGGTTGCCTGGAAGGATGAGGCTGCCAAGTATCTTGAAAATCCGAGTCAGATCGAGTCAGCAGATTTAGAGACTCTACAGAAACTGATCACAACCCATGTTCGCGCAGATCGGTTCAATAGCGGGCACCTGGCTCAGATGGTTGAGAATGGACATATTTTGGGGATACTGAAGCGCTTAGAGACTATTCGCGGGCAAATGAAAGCTTCTTATCCAAAACCTCAGCAGCGAATTCGAGTCGTCCAGGGCGATATTACCCGGCAGCAAGTCGATGCAATCGTCAATGCAGCCAAAGAGTCGCTATTGGGTGGGGGTGGTGTGGATGGCGCTATCCACCGGGCGGCGGGGCCTGAATTGCTGACAGAATGTCGAACGCTGGGTGGCTGTCCCACTGGGGAGGCCAAAATTACGCAGGGGTATAACCTGCCTGCCCGATGGGTGATTCACACGGTGGGGCCGGTCTGGCAATGTGGGCGGCAGGGTGAAGATGAGCTGTTGGCCTGCTGTTACCGCAACAGCCTGGCCCTGGCTGTTGCCCATTCAATTCGTACCCTGGCATTTCCCGCAATCAGTACCGGGGTCTATGGATTTCCGCTAGAGAGGGCCACGCGCATTGCCATGGCTGAAGTAACCACATTTCTGAGCCGTTCAGCTTCTGTTGAGGAGGTCAGATTTATCTGCTTTGGCGACGAGGCGTATGAGGTCTACCAGGCCACGCTCTCGGCGCTGTAA
- a CDS encoding macro domain-containing protein, with protein MLKLKRGNLLDEKTEALVNPVNCVGVMGKGVALQFKRAFPENFKQYQKACKSNEVDPGCMFTVATDSLLNPRYIINFPTKRHWKQPSQLDDIKAGLAALVADVQRLGIRSIAIPPLGCGNGGLDWADVKPLIIDAFRPLPTVEVIVFEPAGAPPVEAMAIATSKPPMTAFRASLIRILELYGLPGYSASRIEIQKLAYFLKVAGEPTLQTLIYQRFRYGPYAHNLGHALQGMEGHYIRGYGDGSDRAQIQVLPEGYKAAQRFLAESQKADPYLNRVSQLIEGFETPYGLEMLATLHWIAQEDPQAAVDCEIAIARVQEWSDRKKNLFKSQHLAMAWSHLKAQGWLG; from the coding sequence ATGCTTAAGCTAAAGCGTGGCAACCTCCTAGACGAAAAAACAGAAGCCCTGGTGAACCCCGTCAACTGTGTGGGTGTGATGGGCAAAGGAGTGGCGCTGCAATTTAAGCGAGCCTTTCCAGAGAACTTTAAGCAGTATCAAAAAGCGTGCAAAAGCAACGAGGTCGATCCAGGCTGCATGTTTACTGTCGCCACCGACTCGCTGCTGAACCCACGGTATATCATCAACTTCCCCACCAAACGCCACTGGAAGCAACCCTCCCAGCTTGACGATATTAAGGCCGGGCTAGCTGCTTTAGTAGCAGACGTTCAACGATTGGGAATTCGGTCGATTGCCATTCCCCCCCTGGGTTGTGGCAACGGGGGATTAGACTGGGCCGACGTCAAACCGCTGATTATTGACGCCTTCAGACCGCTGCCTACTGTTGAAGTGATTGTGTTTGAACCTGCCGGGGCACCGCCAGTTGAAGCGATGGCGATCGCCACCTCAAAGCCCCCGATGACAGCATTTAGAGCCTCCTTGATTCGGATTTTAGAACTCTACGGGCTACCGGGGTATAGCGCCAGCCGCATCGAAATTCAAAAGCTGGCGTACTTTCTCAAGGTGGCAGGAGAGCCTACGCTACAAACCTTGATCTACCAACGCTTTCGCTATGGCCCCTATGCCCATAACCTAGGCCATGCCCTGCAAGGTATGGAGGGCCACTACATTCGTGGGTACGGTGACGGCAGTGATCGCGCCCAGATTCAGGTTTTGCCTGAAGGATACAAGGCAGCCCAACGGTTCTTAGCTGAGAGCCAAAAAGCTGACCCCTATCTAAATCGAGTCAGCCAGCTAATCGAAGGGTTTGAAACCCCCTACGGCCTGGAAATGCTGGCGACCCTGCACTGGATAGCCCAAGAAGACCCTCAGGCTGCTGTCGATTGTGAGATAGCCATTGCGCGGGTGCAAGAATGGAGCGATCGCAAGAAAAACCTCTTCAAGTCTCAGCATCTCGCAATGGCTTGGAGCCACCTGAAAGCCCAAGGCTGGCTTGGCTAG
- a CDS encoding DUF4433 domain-containing protein → MPVWLYHITPISNLSTIVQAGTLLAKNRLQASEADYTSIAYEHIQDRRYSKTVPCGPGGVLHDYVPFYFAPRSPMLGAIHIGNVTGYASGQQSILHLVTTAEGIAEASLGFVFSDGHAVMGYTSFYDDLNEIDTAIDWDIMQTKYWRDTNEDGDRKRRRQAEFLVHQEVPWPLIRGIGVMDEAIAAEVNQILRQFGQTMTARLRPQW, encoded by the coding sequence ATGCCTGTTTGGCTGTATCACATCACCCCCATCAGCAACCTGTCCACCATTGTGCAGGCTGGTACCCTGCTAGCCAAAAACCGGTTGCAAGCCAGCGAGGCCGACTACACCTCCATTGCCTACGAGCACATTCAAGACAGGCGTTACTCCAAAACAGTGCCCTGCGGCCCTGGCGGTGTGCTACACGACTACGTGCCCTTCTACTTTGCCCCGCGTTCGCCCATGCTCGGGGCAATCCACATCGGCAACGTCACCGGCTACGCCAGCGGTCAGCAGTCTATCTTGCATCTGGTCACCACCGCCGAAGGGATCGCAGAGGCTAGCCTGGGATTTGTGTTTAGCGATGGCCATGCCGTCATGGGCTACACCAGCTTCTACGACGACCTCAATGAAATCGACACCGCTATCGACTGGGACATCATGCAAACCAAGTATTGGCGAGATACTAATGAGGATGGCGATCGCAAGCGCCGCCGCCAGGCCGAGTTTTTGGTACACCAAGAGGTACCCTGGCCCTTGATTCGCGGCATAGGGGTGATGGATGAGGCGATCGCGGCCGAGGTGAACCAAATTTTGCGACAATTTGGGCAAACGATGACAGCCCGCCTGCGCCCTCAGTGGTAG
- a CDS encoding glycosyltransferase, translating to MNQRILILTAGSQGDVQPYVALGVGLTQAGFDVTLATDASFSDLVNRHGLPFAPLRAPFAQLAQTEAGKAALSGKKSVQLRQIMPMLRQMMDDAWAVAHALQPGAVIYHPKVLAGYHIAEKLAVPGFLAMALPGYSPTEAFFNPMLGGGDRGPWLNRLSYSLFFKLALLPYRGLINRWRSEALALPPVQSEFVLRGQPISKLYGYSPQVVPIPQDWDSSSVVTGYWFLDGAANWQPPADLVAFLAQGSPPVYLGFGSMVSQDAERLTRLTLDALQQAGQRAILATGWGGLSSFSGEGPENVYVLKAAPHDWLFPHCVAVVHHGGAGTTGAGLRAGKPTLICPFIGDQPFWGQRVFELGVGPRPIPHRQLTSDSLAQALRTLVADSGMQQRAANLGASLRDEQGVACAVEVLRQRWLEEI from the coding sequence ATGAATCAGCGGATCTTGATACTGACAGCCGGTTCCCAGGGCGATGTGCAACCCTATGTGGCATTGGGGGTAGGCTTAACCCAGGCGGGTTTTGATGTGACCCTGGCCACCGACGCCAGTTTTTCTGACCTGGTCAACCGCCACGGCTTACCCTTCGCGCCGCTGCGAGCACCCTTTGCCCAACTGGCCCAAACTGAAGCGGGCAAAGCCGCCCTATCGGGCAAAAAATCCGTCCAGCTGCGCCAGATTATGCCGATGCTGCGGCAGATGATGGACGACGCCTGGGCGGTGGCCCACGCCCTCCAGCCAGGGGCCGTGATCTATCACCCCAAGGTCTTAGCAGGCTACCACATTGCCGAAAAGCTGGCGGTGCCGGGGTTTTTAGCCATGGCCCTGCCGGGCTATTCACCGACTGAAGCCTTCTTTAACCCCATGCTCGGCGGCGGCGATCGCGGCCCCTGGCTCAACCGACTCAGCTACAGCCTGTTTTTTAAGCTGGCGCTGCTGCCCTACCGGGGACTGATCAATCGCTGGCGCAGCGAGGCCCTGGCATTGCCTCCTGTTCAGAGCGAGTTTGTGCTGCGGGGGCAGCCCATTTCCAAACTCTATGGCTATAGCCCCCAGGTTGTGCCCATTCCCCAAGACTGGGATAGTTCTTCCGTTGTCACGGGCTACTGGTTTCTCGATGGAGCGGCCAACTGGCAGCCTCCGGCGGATTTGGTGGCTTTTTTGGCCCAGGGGTCACCTCCGGTCTACCTGGGCTTTGGCAGTATGGTCTCGCAGGATGCAGAACGCCTCACCCGCCTGACCCTAGATGCCCTTCAACAAGCGGGCCAGCGGGCTATTTTGGCGACGGGCTGGGGCGGGCTATCCTCATTTTCTGGGGAGGGGCCAGAGAATGTCTATGTGCTCAAGGCGGCTCCCCACGATTGGCTGTTTCCGCACTGTGTGGCGGTGGTGCACCACGGCGGCGCGGGCACCACTGGGGCGGGCCTACGGGCGGGAAAGCCTACGCTGATTTGCCCATTCATTGGCGATCAGCCCTTTTGGGGACAGCGGGTATTTGAGCTTGGGGTGGGGCCTCGCCCCATTCCCCACCGGCAGTTGACGAGCGATTCTCTGGCTCAAGCGCTGCGCACCTTGGTGGCTGACTCAGGGATGCAGCAGCGGGCCGCTAACCTGGGTGCGAGCCTTCGAGATGAGCAGGGGGTAGCCTGTGCGGTTGAGGTTTTGCGTCAGCGCTGGCTTGAGGAGATCTAG